A portion of the Pedobacter cryoconitis genome contains these proteins:
- a CDS encoding polysaccharide deacetylase family protein yields the protein MILLSFDIEEFDMPFEYGKSITFEEQIRISSEGTLTILDLLAKNKLKATFFSTVTFAKNATAIIKRILDEGHELASHGVYHSDFKKEHLLESRLALEELSGVAVTGYRMARMMPVDEQEIQKAGYLYNSSINPTWLPGRYNNRHISRTYFFQSGVLQLPASVSPISRFPLFWLSFHNLPLWFYEHLVKRTYQKDNYINIYFHPWEFTDLTDKERFGFPGYVSKNSGQDMIARMDKFMGWLNKQGYPSGTISQFTKNIPLA from the coding sequence ATGATATTGCTCAGCTTTGATATTGAAGAATTTGATATGCCTTTTGAATATGGGAAAAGTATCACTTTTGAAGAACAAATAAGAATCTCTTCTGAAGGTACCCTGACCATATTGGATTTGCTGGCTAAAAACAAACTTAAGGCAACCTTTTTCAGTACAGTTACCTTTGCAAAAAATGCAACTGCAATTATCAAGCGTATACTTGATGAAGGACATGAGCTGGCTTCTCATGGCGTTTACCATTCAGATTTCAAAAAAGAACACTTACTGGAATCCCGGTTAGCACTGGAAGAATTATCAGGGGTTGCAGTCACAGGCTACAGAATGGCCAGAATGATGCCCGTAGATGAGCAGGAGATACAAAAAGCAGGTTATCTATACAATAGTTCTATTAATCCAACCTGGCTGCCTGGAAGATATAACAACCGGCATATTTCCAGAACATACTTTTTTCAGAGTGGCGTTTTACAATTACCAGCTTCAGTAAGCCCTATTTCGCGGTTTCCACTTTTCTGGTTATCATTTCATAACTTGCCACTTTGGTTCTATGAACACCTGGTCAAAAGAACTTATCAAAAAGACAATTATATTAATATATATTTCCACCCCTGGGAATTTACAGACCTCACCGATAAAGAGCGCTTTGGTTTTCCGGGTTATGTCAGTAAAAATTCCGGTCAGGATATGATTGCCAGGATGGATAAATTTATGGGATGGCTAAATAAGCAAGGTTACCCTTCAGGAACAATCTCACAGTTCACGAAGAATATTCCACTGGCATAA
- a CDS encoding methylated-DNA--[protein]-cysteine S-methyltransferase translates to MKTQQELPIETSIITTTEISTPLGPMLAGATAEGICILEFINRIRLEKEILDLQKLLNAVMQPGQNPHLDQLENELAEYFEGKRKVFSVPLHAPGNEFAQTVWKILQEIPYGQTCSYKQQADKMNNPKAIRAIASTNGRNRLAIIIPCHRVIGSDGSMTGYAAGVEKKKWLLKFERDNSEKPANTLF, encoded by the coding sequence ATGAAAACACAACAAGAGCTACCTATCGAAACCAGCATAATCACTACTACAGAAATCTCTACGCCGCTAGGCCCGATGCTGGCAGGAGCTACTGCAGAAGGCATTTGTATACTGGAATTCATTAACCGGATCAGATTAGAAAAAGAGATTCTTGATTTACAGAAACTGCTTAATGCAGTGATGCAACCTGGACAAAATCCACACTTAGATCAATTAGAGAATGAACTGGCCGAATATTTTGAGGGGAAGAGGAAGGTATTTTCAGTTCCCCTGCACGCGCCTGGAAATGAATTTGCACAAACAGTATGGAAAATATTACAGGAAATCCCGTACGGACAAACTTGTTCTTATAAACAGCAAGCCGATAAGATGAATAATCCCAAAGCCATTCGTGCAATTGCCTCCACAAACGGCAGGAACCGTTTAGCCATTATCATTCCTTGTCACCGCGTAATTGGCAGTGATGGCAGCATGACCGGATATGCCGCCGGAGTAGAAAAGAAAAAATGGTTGCTTAAATTCGAAAGAGATAATTCTGAAAAACCAGCAAATACCTTATTTTAA
- a CDS encoding calcium:proton antiporter, with protein MKQKLPLPLWTIVTPVIAWLAYFGISLDLGILYTFFLAAVLIGGVLAAVHHAEVVAHRVGEPFGTLLLALAITIIEVALIVSLMLTGGPDVAELARDTVLAAVMIILTGIVGLSLLVGGAKFKEQVFSLPGVSAALVTLTAIMVLTLILPNYTTSKAGPQYTQVQLIFVAVVCLVLYGSFVMVQAVRHRDYFLPPEADGNEDAHAEPPTKKVALMSAFLLVLCLGIVVLLAKALAPDIENTVVNMGAPKSLVGVIIAAVVLLPEGLAAYRAAKKNRLQTSLNLALGSALASIGLTIPAVAIVAMVTGMSITLGIDMKATVLLLLAQFTIMLSLATGRTNILQGIVLLVIFAVYLFTIIAP; from the coding sequence ATGAAACAAAAATTACCACTGCCATTATGGACAATAGTAACGCCTGTTATAGCCTGGTTGGCTTATTTCGGGATTTCTCTGGATCTTGGTATACTTTATACCTTTTTTCTTGCAGCTGTACTAATTGGTGGAGTACTTGCTGCTGTTCACCATGCCGAAGTTGTAGCGCACCGGGTCGGTGAACCATTTGGTACTTTATTACTCGCATTAGCGATTACCATTATAGAAGTTGCATTGATTGTTTCTCTGATGTTGACCGGAGGGCCGGATGTGGCTGAACTTGCCAGGGATACAGTACTCGCGGCCGTTATGATTATTTTAACGGGAATAGTTGGGTTAAGTTTGCTTGTAGGTGGTGCTAAATTTAAAGAGCAAGTATTCAGCTTGCCTGGAGTTAGTGCGGCGCTGGTTACGCTTACAGCAATTATGGTGCTTACGCTAATTCTTCCAAATTACACCACAAGTAAAGCCGGGCCACAATATACCCAGGTTCAGCTGATTTTTGTAGCTGTAGTTTGTTTGGTTTTGTATGGATCTTTTGTCATGGTTCAGGCGGTTAGACACCGGGATTATTTTTTGCCTCCTGAGGCCGATGGAAATGAGGATGCACATGCTGAACCGCCAACAAAAAAAGTAGCTTTAATGAGTGCTTTTTTATTGGTGCTATGCTTGGGCATTGTTGTATTACTGGCTAAGGCTTTAGCTCCGGACATTGAAAACACTGTTGTAAATATGGGTGCACCAAAATCTTTAGTTGGTGTAATTATCGCAGCTGTAGTTTTATTGCCCGAAGGACTTGCTGCTTACCGTGCTGCAAAAAAGAACCGTTTACAGACCAGTCTTAATCTTGCTTTAGGCTCTGCACTTGCGAGTATCGGTTTAACAATTCCTGCAGTTGCAATTGTTGCTATGGTAACTGGTATGAGTATTACCTTAGGAATTGATATGAAGGCAACAGTTTTACTGTTGCTTGCTCAGTTTACAATTATGCTTTCGCTGGCTACCGGCCGCACGAACATATTACAGGGTATAGTACTGCTGGTTATTTTTGCGGTATACCTTTTCACTATTATTGCTCCTTAG
- a CDS encoding thioredoxin domain-containing protein encodes MSIFGTKQTNPQAVLHLLIKSIHGKVTRETSNQCVLNHPEYPSLLAISDCLTDWGIENEAYRLDKKEFNAAGMSFPFIAHFPEKDGYFVLVHQLINQTVQFSDEDNYKETMDEKIFLDRWSGITLNAETNTKSGEKNYQQNRLRSFIKDLLLPSSLLVLLGSIYLVFFQESFNLFHFLLGLVKLTGLGFSILLLVQSMNSNNPFIQNLCKLGGKDGCNAILKTDAANLTSWLSWSEVGFFYFGGSLLLLLLSPQAIGILAWLNLFAMPYTIYSLSYQYRKQNWCILCCLVQVVLWLEFLVLILMNGSGISAIYNLSNISSSLFYLLPLAFLFPIVAWGFLKPFFSKAAQLIPLQEQLKKFKYNVELFNQILTSQPRYAVTDELMPVLLGNPEAENVITIVSNPYCEPCAKAHQVMEDWIERRNDVQLKIVFSTVNEDNDMRTKIARHITALQLLDNKSIVKDALNEWYAENDQNYDSWALKYPVGFNGEMREVSKKQRDWCDMAGITFTPTIFVNGYKLPEPYTLEDVKYLIN; translated from the coding sequence ATGAGCATATTCGGTACTAAACAAACAAATCCACAAGCTGTTCTGCACTTATTGATCAAAAGCATCCATGGCAAAGTAACACGTGAAACCAGCAATCAATGTGTTCTTAATCATCCGGAATACCCAAGTCTATTAGCTATCAGTGATTGTTTAACGGACTGGGGAATTGAAAATGAAGCTTACCGCCTAGATAAAAAGGAGTTTAATGCGGCTGGTATGAGCTTTCCATTTATAGCACATTTTCCAGAAAAAGATGGATATTTTGTACTGGTGCACCAGTTGATTAATCAGACGGTCCAATTTTCTGATGAAGACAACTATAAAGAAACAATGGATGAAAAGATATTTTTGGATCGTTGGAGTGGTATTACTTTAAATGCAGAAACCAATACAAAAAGTGGAGAAAAGAATTATCAGCAAAACCGGTTAAGATCATTTATTAAAGATTTATTGTTGCCGTCTTCCTTATTAGTTTTATTAGGAAGTATCTATCTCGTTTTTTTTCAAGAGTCCTTTAATCTATTTCATTTTCTTTTAGGCCTGGTAAAATTGACCGGGTTAGGGTTCAGTATACTCTTACTGGTTCAAAGTATGAATTCAAATAATCCCTTTATACAAAATCTTTGCAAGCTGGGTGGCAAGGATGGATGCAACGCAATTCTCAAAACTGATGCAGCAAATTTAACTTCGTGGTTAAGCTGGAGCGAAGTAGGGTTTTTCTACTTTGGGGGCTCATTACTGTTGTTATTGCTGAGTCCGCAGGCCATCGGTATATTGGCGTGGCTAAACCTATTTGCAATGCCTTACACTATTTATTCGCTATCCTATCAATACCGCAAGCAAAACTGGTGTATTCTTTGTTGCCTTGTTCAGGTTGTGCTCTGGCTGGAATTCTTGGTGTTAATTTTAATGAATGGCAGCGGCATTAGTGCAATTTACAACCTTTCGAATATTTCCTCTTCCTTGTTTTATTTGCTGCCGCTGGCCTTTTTATTTCCAATTGTTGCCTGGGGATTTCTGAAGCCATTCTTTTCCAAGGCTGCTCAGCTGATCCCTTTGCAGGAGCAGTTGAAGAAATTTAAATACAATGTTGAATTATTTAATCAGATACTAACCAGTCAGCCTCGTTATGCTGTAACAGATGAATTGATGCCGGTATTATTAGGTAACCCTGAGGCGGAGAATGTGATCACTATAGTCAGTAATCCATATTGTGAACCCTGCGCTAAGGCACACCAGGTAATGGAAGATTGGATAGAGCGACGTAACGATGTGCAGTTAAAAATAGTTTTCTCTACTGTGAACGAGGATAATGACATGCGAACTAAAATTGCAAGGCATATAACGGCTTTACAATTATTGGATAATAAATCAATAGTGAAAGATGCGCTGAACGAATGGTATGCTGAAAATGACCAGAATTACGATAGCTGGGCCTTAAAGTATCCTGTAGGTTTTAATGGTGAAATGCGTGAAGTAAGTAAAAAGCAACGGGATTGGTGTGATATGGCAGGCATTACTTTCACACCAACTATTTTCGTTAATGGTTATAAGTTACCGGAGCCATATACTTTAGAGGATGTTAAGTATTTGATTAATTAA
- a CDS encoding thioesterase II family protein yields MKKIKLFCIPYAGGSATIYTKWNRHLSPSVELNAIELAGRGSRIQERLYQNISEAVEDIFKVISKDIGQSPYAIFGHSMGAMLSYKLVQRIRDAGYAEPLHIFFSGRGAPGIKRDDLKKYHLMNDEEFKEAIIKLGGTPPEFFEHPELMEMFLPLLKNDFKLSESDEIHADLRPFDQNLTVFLGKDEDLTAEQCNNWKKHTYKLCNIHYFNGGHFFLHNETKQITKIINNVLLNGCYE; encoded by the coding sequence ATGAAGAAGATAAAACTTTTCTGTATCCCCTATGCCGGAGGATCAGCAACAATTTATACGAAATGGAATCGGCATCTAAGTCCTTCTGTTGAACTGAATGCGATTGAACTTGCAGGCCGGGGAAGCAGAATACAAGAGCGATTATATCAGAATATTTCTGAAGCAGTTGAAGATATTTTTAAAGTCATCAGCAAAGATATTGGTCAGTCTCCTTACGCAATATTTGGGCATAGTATGGGTGCTATGCTTTCTTATAAGCTTGTTCAGCGAATCAGAGATGCTGGTTATGCAGAACCGCTGCATATATTTTTTTCGGGGCGTGGGGCGCCTGGGATCAAAAGGGATGATCTAAAGAAATATCATTTAATGAATGATGAAGAATTTAAGGAGGCAATAATTAAGCTGGGCGGGACTCCACCAGAGTTTTTTGAACATCCTGAGTTAATGGAAATGTTCCTGCCTTTATTGAAAAACGATTTCAAATTATCTGAATCAGATGAAATTCATGCAGACCTCAGGCCATTTGATCAAAACCTTACTGTTTTTTTAGGAAAAGATGAAGATTTAACGGCTGAGCAGTGTAATAACTGGAAGAAACATACCTATAAACTTTGTAATATTCATTATTTCAATGGTGGACATTTCTTTTTGCATAATGAAACAAAACAGATTACGAAAATAATTAACAATGTCTTGCTAAATGGATGCTATGAGTAA
- a CDS encoding helix-turn-helix domain-containing protein: MEENIILKISTRIKEIRRERNTTVQELADRASVSKGLISQIENNRTVPSLMVLIAIISALDVDLNQFFKDISASSQLSPVLIKRKNEYESFEKEQALGFLYQRIFTKTFKNSTVDIVLLELEPNASRPMVVTEAFEYKYILSGKVDYIFEDQTYSLSDGDSMLFDGRLPHTPKNTTDQKAIMLIIYFFEQNGNSSTK, from the coding sequence ATGGAAGAGAATATTATACTTAAGATAAGTACCAGGATAAAAGAAATAAGAAGAGAACGGAATACAACGGTACAGGAACTTGCTGATCGTGCGAGTGTAAGCAAAGGCCTGATTTCACAAATTGAAAACAACCGTACAGTGCCATCTCTAATGGTTTTGATAGCTATTATAAGCGCCTTAGATGTTGATTTGAATCAGTTTTTCAAAGACATATCAGCTAGCAGCCAACTTAGCCCCGTACTCATCAAAAGAAAAAATGAATATGAGTCGTTCGAAAAAGAGCAGGCTTTGGGTTTTTTATATCAGCGCATTTTCACAAAGACCTTTAAAAACTCAACTGTTGATATCGTGTTGCTTGAACTTGAACCCAATGCAAGCAGGCCAATGGTGGTTACCGAAGCATTTGAATACAAATATATCTTATCGGGAAAAGTAGATTATATTTTTGAAGATCAGACCTACAGTCTCTCTGATGGCGACTCCATGTTATTTGATGGACGTTTACCGCATACACCTAAAAATACCACCGATCAGAAAGCCATTATGCTGATTATATACTTCTTTGAGCAAAACGGAAACAGCTCAACAAAATAA
- a CDS encoding GtrA family protein, whose product MLKNPLIKLIDFFYFPFLRFIPIKTFRYGITGGSNALLNLTIFFLSYNYVLKGEALRIGSYTITSYIGADLMALSVSFPVGFLLNKYLVFQQEGRGVQQLGLYAFVTASSLLMNYGLLHLLVGYFGLWATPSQAFIIVLMSAFSYFFQSYVTFRERT is encoded by the coding sequence TTGCTCAAGAATCCACTCATTAAGCTTATAGATTTTTTCTACTTTCCTTTTTTACGGTTTATACCCATAAAGACTTTTAGATATGGCATAACTGGTGGTAGTAATGCGCTGCTCAATTTGACTATATTCTTTCTGAGTTACAATTATGTATTGAAGGGAGAGGCGCTGAGAATCGGAAGCTATACAATCACCTCTTACATTGGCGCAGATCTGATGGCACTTTCTGTAAGTTTTCCAGTTGGATTTTTACTGAATAAGTATTTAGTTTTTCAACAGGAGGGGAGAGGCGTTCAACAGCTGGGTTTATACGCGTTCGTCACTGCAAGTTCATTGCTGATGAATTACGGTCTGCTACATTTGCTGGTTGGATATTTTGGCTTGTGGGCTACGCCTTCACAAGCCTTCATTATTGTATTGATGTCTGCGTTCAGTTACTTCTTTCAATCGTATGTGACTTTCCGGGAACGGACATAA
- a CDS encoding glycosyltransferase family 87 protein — MKSSLAATLTKLFNNRLFILSIFILLPAITSYRQYHSGTSHNNYLIFIYTYFHANDHVSLFGRYPEYADMNHYGPLFSLIIAPFAQLPEFLGMFFWELANSLFLYYAIKTLPLKEAKVNAVYWIIAHELLTALFACQINPSITAIIVLSYTLVDKKQNFWAACLILLGTFIKLYGIVGLAFFFFVKEKPKFIAYCIFWAIVFFGLPMLFYGHEYILLQYKEWYLSLSAKQLENATLVSWQDISLMGIVRRVTGNPDLSNLPFLITGIILFCLPYLRIKQYQSPAFRLMYLASTLIFTVIFSNSSESPTYIIAFTGVAIWFILQEKPIQPIVIALFIFAILLTSLGSSDLYTRSFRDNYIIRYSLKALPCVFIWLYMTYQMIFKQFDLKTTTIQ; from the coding sequence ATGAAATCAAGCTTGGCCGCTACTTTAACTAAGCTTTTTAATAACCGGCTATTTATTCTTAGTATTTTTATTCTGCTGCCTGCAATTACCTCCTACCGACAATATCATTCAGGCACCTCTCATAATAACTATCTGATCTTTATTTATACTTATTTTCATGCCAATGATCATGTATCCTTATTTGGCAGGTATCCCGAATATGCAGATATGAATCATTACGGTCCATTGTTCTCTCTGATCATTGCGCCTTTTGCTCAGTTACCTGAATTTTTAGGGATGTTTTTCTGGGAGCTCGCCAACAGTCTGTTCTTATATTATGCAATAAAGACACTTCCTTTGAAAGAAGCGAAAGTAAATGCAGTATATTGGATCATTGCGCATGAGTTGCTTACTGCACTATTTGCCTGTCAAATTAATCCTTCGATTACAGCAATCATTGTTTTAAGCTATACTTTAGTTGATAAAAAGCAAAATTTTTGGGCAGCATGTCTTATTTTGCTTGGAACATTTATCAAATTATACGGTATTGTCGGCCTGGCTTTCTTCTTCTTTGTTAAAGAGAAGCCAAAGTTCATCGCCTACTGTATCTTCTGGGCTATCGTATTCTTTGGACTGCCGATGTTATTTTATGGTCATGAATATATTTTGTTACAATACAAAGAATGGTATCTTTCTTTAAGTGCTAAACAGCTTGAAAATGCCACACTTGTTTCCTGGCAAGATATATCATTGATGGGTATAGTCAGAAGAGTGACGGGCAATCCTGATCTTTCCAACTTACCATTTCTGATTACTGGAATTATACTTTTCTGTCTTCCTTATTTAAGAATCAAACAATATCAGTCCCCCGCATTCAGGCTAATGTATCTGGCATCAACGTTGATTTTTACCGTTATCTTTAGCAATTCATCTGAATCACCTACTTATATTATTGCATTTACCGGAGTAGCAATCTGGTTTATTTTACAAGAAAAACCCATACAACCAATCGTGATTGCTCTTTTTATTTTTGCGATATTGCTTACAAGTTTAGGTTCTTCTGATTTATATACCAGATCTTTCAGAGACAATTATATCATTCGCTATTCGTTAAAGGCTCTTCCTTGTGTATTCATATGGCTATACATGACTTATCAAATGATCTTTAAGCAATTTGATTTAAAAACCACCACCATCCAATGA
- a CDS encoding DUF7281 domain-containing protein, whose product MRLSKSLAVKLLQLAKGEKIPASKLNYPLIAELLAEGIIADSRSGRLKSVFHISHKESLAAFLFNRFSIANLEIYIDTLNHENLSRALMVQSAADSKIKKIRTFKGFLINCYEPITATLNQQQIIIHPPQGTFQFIHDFEHFIPQPDVTIVSVENAENFSLISKQQYLFRGIKTLFVSRYPQNQSKDLVKWLSYIQNPHLHFGDYDFAGINIYLQEYKRHLGIRTRFFIPPNLEDFIARLGNRKIYDNQKANFSSETIEEPEILQIISLLHKYKKGLEQEALIRL is encoded by the coding sequence ATGAGATTAAGCAAATCTTTAGCGGTTAAACTTTTACAATTAGCTAAGGGAGAGAAAATACCTGCAAGTAAATTAAATTATCCACTAATAGCAGAATTACTTGCTGAAGGTATTATCGCCGACAGCAGGTCAGGCCGTTTAAAAAGTGTTTTTCATATTTCCCACAAGGAGTCTTTAGCTGCATTCTTATTTAATCGATTTTCTATTGCTAATCTTGAAATCTATATTGACACCTTAAACCATGAGAATTTAAGCAGGGCATTGATGGTGCAATCAGCAGCAGATTCTAAAATAAAAAAGATAAGAACATTTAAAGGATTTCTCATTAATTGTTATGAACCTATAACGGCAACTTTAAATCAACAGCAGATTATTATTCATCCCCCACAGGGAACATTTCAGTTTATTCATGATTTTGAGCACTTTATTCCTCAGCCAGATGTGACAATCGTAAGTGTAGAAAATGCCGAGAACTTTAGCTTGATCAGTAAGCAACAATACCTTTTTAGAGGTATTAAAACTTTGTTTGTAAGCCGCTACCCTCAAAATCAAAGTAAAGATTTGGTCAAATGGCTCAGTTACATCCAAAATCCACACCTTCATTTTGGTGATTATGACTTTGCCGGTATCAATATTTATTTACAAGAATATAAGCGGCATCTTGGTATTCGCACGAGATTTTTTATACCCCCAAACCTGGAAGATTTCATTGCCAGGCTTGGAAACAGGAAAATATACGATAATCAGAAAGCCAACTTTTCATCAGAAACTATAGAGGAACCGGAAATTCTACAAATTATTTCACTTTTGCATAAATATAAAAAAGGACTGGAACAGGAAGCTTTAATTAGACTTTAA
- a CDS encoding glycosyltransferase family 2 protein, with amino-acid sequence MKKTVSVVIPAFNEAENLIVIIDRLEGIFKNTAYEAEFIIIDDGSTDHTLTILKTMASINTKLFYIEFSRNFGHQLALKAGLDQAKGDCVISLDADLQHPPELIIQMLEKWEEGNDVVYTRRSEDKSLPYGKRKSSSLFYKLINVLSSIQIEEGTADFRLMDKKVIDVFRNFEENEPFIRGLVQWMGYKQIAIDYIPHKRHAGTSKYNLRKMMRFALQGVTSFSIKPLYTAVYLGFAFSMLSVLYIPYVFYSVYMGIEVDGWASTIMTIVFFGGLQLIIMGIIGIYIGKMFMQTKNRPNYIIKSTNFVPATTNTNYDIAQL; translated from the coding sequence ATGAAAAAAACAGTATCTGTAGTGATCCCTGCTTTTAATGAAGCAGAGAACTTAATCGTCATTATCGACAGGTTGGAAGGTATTTTCAAAAATACAGCCTATGAAGCTGAATTTATAATTATTGACGATGGCAGTACCGATCACACGCTAACCATCCTTAAAACGATGGCAAGTATCAATACTAAATTATTCTATATAGAGTTTTCACGGAACTTTGGACACCAGCTTGCCTTAAAAGCAGGATTAGACCAGGCAAAAGGAGACTGCGTAATTTCTCTTGATGCCGATCTTCAGCATCCTCCAGAACTGATAATTCAGATGCTTGAAAAATGGGAAGAAGGTAACGATGTGGTTTATACCCGCAGATCAGAAGATAAAAGTCTGCCTTATGGAAAAAGAAAATCATCATCTCTTTTCTACAAACTGATCAATGTCTTGTCAAGTATCCAAATTGAAGAAGGGACTGCTGACTTCAGGCTGATGGATAAAAAGGTGATAGATGTATTTAGAAACTTTGAAGAGAACGAACCTTTTATCCGTGGCCTTGTGCAATGGATGGGTTATAAACAAATTGCGATTGATTATATCCCGCATAAAAGACACGCGGGCACCAGTAAATATAACCTTCGGAAAATGATGCGTTTTGCACTACAGGGCGTAACCTCGTTTAGTATCAAACCACTTTATACCGCAGTATATCTTGGCTTTGCCTTTTCTATGTTATCTGTCTTATATATTCCTTACGTATTCTACTCAGTTTACATGGGTATAGAAGTAGATGGATGGGCATCTACCATTATGACCATAGTCTTTTTCGGAGGACTACAGCTTATTATTATGGGGATTATAGGAATCTATATCGGGAAGATGTTTATGCAGACAAAAAACCGGCCTAACTATATCATTAAATCTACAAATTTCGTTCCGGCAACTACAAACACAAATTATGATATTGCTCAGCTTTGA
- a CDS encoding zeta toxin family protein, with protein sequence MPDLYIISGCNGSGKTTASYTILPEILNCMEFVNADNIAHGLSPFNPESVALESGRIMLKRIRELMAARVDFAFETTLSTRSYVSLVKQAQQAGYNVSLLYFWLGSPELAIARVAKRVSKGGHHIPADVIRRRYYRSIYNLYKLYMPVCNQWTLIANMDLSPHVIAKYDSVGKMIFNKSIWDTIIQKLAEESI encoded by the coding sequence ATGCCTGATCTATATATCATATCAGGTTGTAATGGTTCAGGGAAGACAACTGCCAGTTATACTATTTTGCCAGAAATTCTAAATTGTATGGAGTTTGTGAATGCTGATAATATTGCCCATGGCCTATCTCCTTTTAATCCTGAAAGTGTAGCTCTTGAATCTGGAAGGATTATGCTTAAACGTATTCGTGAATTGATGGCTGCCCGGGTTGATTTTGCTTTTGAAACCACACTATCTACCCGAAGTTATGTTTCCCTGGTTAAACAGGCACAGCAAGCGGGTTATAACGTTAGTCTTTTATATTTTTGGTTAGGTTCTCCCGAGCTGGCTATAGCACGTGTGGCGAAACGCGTAAGTAAAGGTGGTCATCATATCCCTGCTGATGTGATCAGACGCAGATATTACAGGAGCATTTATAATTTGTATAAACTCTATATGCCGGTATGTAATCAGTGGACTCTTATAGCTAACATGGATCTGTCGCCTCATGTGATCGCAAAATATGATAGTGTTGGAAAGATGATTTTTAATAAGAGTATCTGGGATACTATCATTCAGAAATTGGCGGAAGAAAGTATATAA
- a CDS encoding HAD hydrolase-like protein, protein MSIKLVVFDMAGTTVSDENYVALSFQQAMKKQGYEVELKDVNPLMGYEKPVAIQMMLQKCETDVQKINTAIITQIHADFVNIMLEFYTRSNEIKPLPNVENTFEQLRNMGIKIGLDTGFSRNIAELIISRLNWEDKIDIMVASDDVKNGRPYPDMIHKMKMDLNILPTDGVIKIGDTEVDINEGLNADCNYVIGITTGAFTRAELEPHHPTHIIDDISELIAIIKA, encoded by the coding sequence ATGTCAATAAAATTAGTAGTGTTTGATATGGCAGGCACAACCGTAAGTGATGAAAATTACGTAGCCCTATCCTTTCAGCAGGCCATGAAAAAACAGGGATATGAGGTGGAACTGAAAGATGTAAATCCATTAATGGGTTACGAAAAGCCTGTTGCCATCCAGATGATGCTGCAGAAATGTGAAACTGATGTTCAAAAAATCAACACAGCTATTATAACACAGATCCATGCTGATTTCGTAAATATTATGTTGGAATTTTACACCCGCTCTAATGAAATCAAACCACTCCCGAATGTTGAAAATACATTTGAACAGCTTAGGAATATGGGGATTAAGATTGGTTTAGATACAGGATTTTCCAGGAACATTGCAGAATTGATTATCAGCCGGCTAAACTGGGAAGATAAAATTGACATTATGGTTGCAAGTGATGATGTAAAAAACGGGCGTCCATATCCAGATATGATTCATAAAATGAAAATGGATCTGAATATCCTTCCGACAGACGGGGTTATAAAAATCGGAGATACAGAAGTCGATATAAATGAAGGCCTCAATGCTGATTGTAATTACGTAATCGGAATCACCACCGGAGCTTTTACAAGAGCAGAGCTTGAACCACATCATCCCACCCATATCATAGATGATATTTCAGAACTGATTGCAATTATCAAAGCATAA
- a CDS encoding alpha/beta hydrolase: MGENPTTAQEEAYSVELQVSNPMPAVFLAQAIDDPISPINNSYLMNAALQKADVPVEMHIFQTGGHGWGIGKKDSPVSAWPALFQAWLKNKGF, encoded by the coding sequence TTGGGAGAAAACCCAACAACAGCACAAGAAGAAGCTTATTCAGTGGAACTGCAAGTCAGCAATCCTATGCCTGCAGTCTTTCTGGCGCAAGCCATTGATGATCCTATATCTCCAATCAATAATTCTTACTTAATGAATGCTGCCCTGCAAAAAGCGGATGTACCTGTCGAAATGCACATTTTTCAAACAGGCGGCCATGGCTGGGGAATCGGTAAAAAAGACTCTCCTGTTTCTGCCTGGCCTGCCCTTTTTCAAGCCTGGTTAAAAAATAAAGGATTTTAA